CCGCTCCAGTGCTTCCATCTGGGCCTGTCGGCCCTATTGAGCCGGTGGGACCCTGTTCTCCCGTGGGGCCTGCTGCTCCGGTATCACCAGTTGGCCCAGTATCACCACTTGCTCCCACAGGACCTGTAGCACCGGTGTCTCCCCGTTCGCCTTGAATACCCTGTAAGCCTTGTGCCCCGAAAGGTCCCTGTGGGCCAGTGGGTCCTGTTGGTCCGGTGTCTCCCGCTGGGCCGGTGTCTCCCGCTGGGCCGGTCGGTCCGATTTCTCCCGCGGGCCCTGTAGGGCCTGTGTCTCCAGTCTCTCCGGACGGGCCGGTTTCTCCGGTCTCCCCAACCGGTCCAGTGGGACCCGTTGCGCCGGTGGGACCCGTTGCGCCTTCATCTGCCGCAGCTCCCGTGGGGCCTGTTGGTCCCGTGTCTCCCGCTGGGCCGGTTTCTCCCTCGGGGCCTGTCGGCCCGATTTCTCCTGCGGGCCCTGTGGGGCCGGTGTCTCCAGTCTCTCCGGGCGAGCCGGTTTCTCCGGTCTCCCCAGCCGGTCCAGTGGGACCCGTTGCGCCGGTGGGACCCGTTGCGCCTTCATCTGCCGCAGCTCCAGTGGGTCCTGTTGGTCCGGTGTCTCCCGCTGGGCCGGTTTCTCCCTCGGGGCCTGTCGGTCCGATTTCTCCTGCGGGCCCTGTGGGGCCGGTGTCTCCAGTCTCTCCGGGCGGGCCGGTTTCTCCGGTCTCCCCAGCCGGTCCAGTGGGACCCGTTGCGCCGGTGGGACCCGTTGCGCCTTCATCTGCCGCAGCTCCAGTGGGTCCTGTTGGTCCGGTGTCTCCCGCTGGGCCGGGTTCTCCCTCCGGGCCTGTCGGTCCGATTTCTCCCGTGGGTCCTGTGGGGCCTATTTCTCCAGTTTCTCCGGGCGGGCCTGTATCTCCGGTCTCCCCGGCCGGGCCGGTGGGACCCGTTGCGCCTTCATCTGCCGCCGCTCCCGTGGGACCTGTTGGCCCGGTTTCTCCCGTTGGACCGGGTTCTCCCTCCGGGCCTGTCGGTCCGATTTCTCCCGTGGGTCCTGTGGGGCCTGTTTCTCCAGTCTCCCCGGGCGGGCCTGTATCTCCGGTCTCCCCAGCCGGGCCGGTGGGACCCGTTGCGCCGGTGGGACCCGTTGCGCCTTCATCTGCCGCCGCTCCCGTGGGTCCCGTTGGTCCGGTTTCTCCAGTCTCCCCGGGCGGGCCTGTTTCTCCAGTCTCTCCGGGCGGGCCTGTATCTCCGGTCTCCCCAGCCGGGCCAGTGGGACCCGTTGCGCCGGTGGGACCCGTCGCACCTTCATCTGCCGCAGCTCCCGTGGGTCCTGTTGGTCCGATTTCTCCTGCGGGGCCTGTCGGCCCGGTTTCTCCCACGGGTCCTGTTGCTCCGGTGTCTCCCGCTTCTCCAGTTGGACCAGTAGGGCCGGTTGGGCCGGTCATGCTCGTTCCTCCCGCTGGTCCCGTTGGTCCGGTAGGACCCTCTTCTCCGGCCAATCCTGTGGGGCCAGTAGGCCCAGTAACTCCACCTGTTTCGCCTGCCGGTCCGGTGGGTCCGGCAGGACCTGTGGGGCCTTCTTCTCCGGTGGGGCCGGTCGGCCCCGTCTCTCCCTGGGTCAGGTCATCTTCAATAATCAGGAGCGCTGCTTTAACCGGAACATCTCCTGCATAAAAGACAGTGTCTGAGCTGACGTTAACCAGCGCCAGGGTCACTGGCGCAGTCTCTACCTCTATTATGCCAAAGCCAACGGCGATGCCGGTCTTTAGCGGTGTATCCCCAATAAGTAAATCGCCCTGAGATGTGGTCAAAGCAAACACAACTCCATTAATCGATTGTGTTGATTGATTTGCGGTCCACCAATAGACAGCAAATCTGCCCGGGCTGTTGAATTGAATTTCGCCAGTTATACCATTATAGCTGATATCACCCTCCTGAAATAATATACTGTCGAAAATCACATTGGCTGAAGTTTCAACGGAACCGCCGCTTAGGCGTTCCATTTGTAACGCTATATTACTCATTCTTTCACCCTATGTCATCTATGAAATTGTTTGTTCTAAGAAAGTGCTGATTGAATGGAATATGCCCACGGAATTCATCAGCTCTTCCCGATTACCTGTTATAGTATGTTTTGCTTCATAGATTTGACATAGTTCCGCACCAGTTCCCTGTGACAAAGCTTCTTTCATGATACGATCACTCTTATAGTGATAAAGCGGCCTTGAGACAATCATAGTGCGTTGATTGGCGTGGAATGCCCTTACTGTTTGTTTTTGCTGCAGGCACCTTTTATAAACAGCTCAAACTTTGATAGAATTTCGTCCATATCAGCGGATTCATCATCTAGTGCGAGACCATAAAACGGTGGCAGCGGAAGCCCCCTCTCCTCAAGTTCTTTTCTCAGTTCCTCAATGTAGACTCCTTCTCCTGCAACAAGCGCGTCATTGTAATTTAAAGCAACGGGACAACCACCCCAGTTTTCATCCCAACTGGTAAGGGTTACCCCGCAGGTAGGTGAGCCGTCGCAGCTAAGGATTGCTGCAGTCTCGTACCCTACCTGGACATAGGACTCTATATAGTCTGCAACTTGTACGGCCAACTCCCTGCAATGTTTTCGAAAGCCCACATTGTCATAAAGATTTTTTGTTGCCCACCAGCGCTGAATCCCCAAGTAAAGGGTTTCCGGACATTGCATTTGCATAATTCCAAGGTTGTGCCGATACAGGGTGTCAAATACTTCTTTGCATAGGCCCGGATATCTCGCAAGCCCCATGACCTTATTGTTGGTGTTCAATAAGCAGCTTGATACAAAAACTATTTTTTTACTTCTTTTGTCTTCCATTCTTTCGTTCATTTTCACTCCTCCTTCAGCATTCTTGTCTATTAGTTCTTCGATTAAGGCCACAGTATATTGATTTCAGTGGATTCTTTATTGTGTCTATGATACCATAAATATAATGCCATTGATTAAGGTTTTAGATTTAATATCGCACAATTCACTGTGTTGAAAGGTGCGTTTCAATAGAAACAAAGGAGGATGAGGATTTCGCATGGACATTGCACATTCTGATTTTCTATTTGCCTTTGGACTGACTGTCTTTGCAGGACTCTCTACAGGAATAGGAAGCTTACTGTCTCTGCTCACAAACAAAACCAACACCAAGTTTTTATCCATAGCCCTTGGCTTTTCGGCAGGGGTCATGATTTATGTTTCTATGATTGAAATATTTAAAAAAGCAAACGACGCTTTGAGCCTAGAGTTTGGGGTTAAGACTGGAACGATTGTAACAACTCTCAGCTTTTTCGGTGGAATGTTTCTCATTGCTCTGATTGATAAGATAATCCCTTCTAGTGAAAATCCACATGAGGCACATACCGTAGAGGAAATGGACGGAAACAGCGAGCATCACAGGAATCGACTAAAACGTATGGGCGTATTTACCGCTCTTGCCATTGGAATTCATAACTTTCCTGAAGGGCTGGCAACCTTTGCCGCTGCCCTTGCAGATCCCAATCTTGGAATTCCCATTGCTGCTGCAGTTGCGATTCATAACATTCCGGAAGGAATTGCCGTTGCTGTTCCTATATTCTACGCTACAGGCAGTCGAAAAAGAGCGTTTAAACTCTCCTTTCTTTCCGGCCTGTCCGAACCGGCAGGGGCACTCATCGGCTACCTCCTGCTCTTCCGGTATTTCAGTGACATAACCTTCGGCATCATTTTCGCAGCAGTAGCAGGAATCATGGTCTTTATCTCGCTGGATGAGCTCCTCCCTTCTGCAAGAGAGTATGGAGAGCATCATCTTTCCATGTATGGGCTAGTATTTGGCATGATTGTCATGGCAGCAAGTTTGATCTTGTTTCTGTAGTCAATAAAACGGACAGTTCGAAATGTCAAACTGTCCGTTTTTTATCACTTGTTCTTATTTAAGTTGAAGCTCAACATCAATTTTAAGTTGAAGCTCAACATCATTGAGAATAGCTAGGTTTATGGAAGATCCACGCTGATTACCAGTTCCGGCAGCGCAGAAGATGTTGATCCTGTGATTCTGATGGAAACTGTGCCAGTCAATTCCTCAAATTGATCTTTCGGAATGACCAGACGATATGCGTTGCTGGATTTCGGTGTCTGAACAGAACTGGTAATATTCGTTCCATCCAGATACACCTTATTTACCGAGTAGTAAGAATAGCTTGTGCTTGTATCGGTGAGGTTGATATGCAGGTTGCCATCGATCCACTCCGTCGTCTGAGGATAGACGGAGGATAATTTATCGTAGATCGTCAGGTTTCGGAATACGAGGGTCCGATAACCGTCTGCTGTAACCTTGATAACTTTTTCGGTTCCTGACGATAGATAGGCATTCTTCATCTTGTCTGCCGGAATGGTTAAGGTTCCTTCGTTTACCGTAAGCTTATCTTTACCAAAGGTTGTGCCAGACGTAACGGAAGATCCGATGGTGATTCCTGTAACTGCTAGAGCCCATTCGCTGTCTCCTGAAGTCACTGTAAGCACAGCCTCCTTCCCAATTTCTGACGGTAGAGACGCTGTAGGTGGCTGAGCCTTATCTGTGAATAGGATGGTCTTATTCGCATAGTTATCCGCATACAAGGTAGCCTCGGTTTCTGCTTGGGGTAGTCCACCGGGGATCGTTGCAAAATAGTTATACCCGGAGGTGGTAACGGTGAAGTCTGTTCCTCTTGTCAAGGTCTGATTTCCCATCTTGATCTTTGTCAATGCTCCTGCATATCCGGAATTTGCAAGTTGCACATTCGTCTCCAACTCACCGTCAGCAGAGAGGAGCTCATACGCAACTCCAGAAGGCGGAACACTTAGGATCTTAACCGTCAGCATCGCCTTGCGGTATCCCGGTGCAGACAGCTTAAGCGTATAATTATCCTGATAGAGATAACCGGAAATGCTTAGTGTGATTTCTCCGCTCTTGCTTTTGTCAGCGACTGAAACCGTGGTAGCGGTGCCGGAGCTTCTGAGTAACTCCGCTCCCGTTACGGCTTCTCTCCAGGAAGCATCTTCATCAAAGAATACGGTAATGCTCTTTTTCTCTGTGTCATATTGACCCTCCACCCGCAGGCTTGGCGGCTCTGCAACGTCAGTAACGAGATTCAATATCGTATCAGCGTATCCATCGGCGGTAATCAGTAGATGATATGCTCTTGTCTCAGGGAAGCAGGATGCGGACAAGGCAAAGGAAGTGGTGCCTTTCGTAATCTGGTCTGCTGCCACAGCCTGGCCATCCAGGAATACAGAAACCTTACTGATATAACTGTTGCTGCTTCCCGCTACGACAACGCTCACACTGCCATCCGGCTGCAGTTCATAGGAAACCACGCCCGGTACCGGCGCAACAATTTCAACAGGCAGTTTCAGCGGTTGATAGCCGCTGGCTGTTATCATTAACGTGTAATTCCCCACCGTCTGATAGCTGGTAGGCCCCAATGTCAATTTCCCCGGTTCCGCTGTCATTTTACTCGTCATGTTGGTATCGGAATTTGAAGAGTTTCTCAGAACCACCGTCTGAATTGCCGCCCTCCAATCTGGATCATCCGGAAAGTTTAATAGGATAGTCCCACCGCTGTTCAAGATTCTGTTTTCTGTAACGGCTGCTTCCGGAGCTGCCTTTCTCTTCACATGAGTCTCGGGAATACTGATGGTGGCCGTCAAGTCCGAATAATTCTTTGTAAGAATCTTTATGGGTACCGTTGTTCCAGCATCAAAATATTCCGATGGTATTGTCATCGCATATGTGGGATAACTTTTTATCAGCTCAAAGGTGCTCCCTGGGAAACTAATCCCATTAATGACCACCGTCTGGATATTATCGGAAGAAATATAGGACGAGTCAGCAGAAACCACGACAGCACCGTCTGCTTCCCGGTAGACAACACTTGCAGCCGCAGGCATTGCAGTTACACGCTTCACCTGAATACGCAGCTCCTGATAATCATTGGATCGAATGACGATGGTATGACTGCCTGCAGCGTTCCAGTACGCCATACTACCGCCGTCAATTGTCACTGTCTTCCCAGCATCATCATAAGCAATACTTGACGGCAGAGAAATTTGATTTACTGTGCCGGTGGAATCGTTGATATAGAGAATCTTTCGAATTCCATCAAACCAGTCCTTCAGTTCAGAACCATCCTTTGCCTTCAGTACAACTGGCGTTCCCTTTACTGATCCTCCCTCCGTTGTTGTTCCTCCCACCTGAATTTTTTCTCCAACGGCAGTGAGTTCTGGTACAGTTTTCTTCCCCTGGGCGTTGACGGTAAAGAAATACATAAGATCGTTATAGCCTCGCTTCGTAAGGTGAAGCTCATGAATTCCTTCTGTCAGCTGATCGGTATAAACCTGGAGAGTCTTGCCGGAATTCAGATATTCATAGTACGCGGTATGAATTGCTGTGCTGATATTCTCCTTGGGCAGCGGCTTTCCGTCGATATAGAGGCCATCGTATTTACCCGAGAAGCCAGAGCCTACAGCATCAACCCGCAGCACATCGCCCTGCTTTACAATACTGTCTGCAGTAAGGGGATCGTCGTTGTTGTCTGCATTTACGCCCCGGAAGGTTACGATCCAGGGATAGCGTTCCTGATTCCCGTCAAGGTTGATGGTAAATTCCGCGTCCTGATATCCGTGGGCCATGAAGGTCAGTTTATTTTCACCTAGGCGGAATTTCTGGCTGAGCCGGATGAGGAGCTGTGTCTTATCCGGTGCATCCTGTCCTTTCAGGAAACTCGTATCACCGTTGTGGTCGCTATAACTTCCCAGCTCCATATTCCCCTGAAGAAGACCTGATTCATTTACTTTGATCCCATAGACCGCATTGGCCCAGTCAGAATCATTCTCGAAATTGAGTTTCATCATTCTCCCAAGGTTCTCTTCATGGTCGCTGAATTCTCTGTCAATACTCAGCAAAGGAGGCTCCATTCCAGTCTTACTGCTGATGAGGGTTCTTTTCCCAAAATCTCCGTTGTCCAGCAGAAACTTAACCTTATAAGGCGGTACTGTGCTGTCCTCTTTGGAACTCTGCTCCGCAAATTCTTTCCAGCTGAATTTTTCCTGATCTGAAGCAGCATTCACAGCTTCCTCATAGGAAAAATCGTAGGTTGTCTTGTCATCTGCTGTATAGCGCACTACATTTTTCGTGAGTGGGTTGGTTTCTGTACCGTTGGTCCCCAGAACAGGAATGCGGTATCCTGTCTCCCAGATTGAAAGAATCCGGTCTACCATCTCGTTTTGTATGCCGTAAGCCTTCAAGATCTTGCTGTCTGCAATCAAGCCGAGGTCAACGCCCGTCTCAATATTGACAGGCTTATTGTCATAGGGATTATACGTCGCCTGTGACACTGCGTCTATGGTTGCAGTACTGATGGCATCAGGGGTTGCCTTATTGTTCTCTGTTAAATAGAGATCCCAAAGGTTCATTTTTGTTTCCCCGTAGATTTGTAGAGATGCTGCGGATACAGGGCTTAAATTTGCCGATATGAGCAGCACTGCAGTGAGTATTGATGCAATTATTTTTCTCACCTGTGGTCTCCTTTCCTACTGTTTTACAGACGCGCCGATGTCGTTTAACTGAATCAGCATGTATTCTTTATCCTTTACCAACTTCAAAATTTGTGTCGTTCCATTATCCGGCAGCAACATTTTTACTACTAGCAGCTTGCCGTCTGCGGAATTCATAACGACGCTCACATCTTCTGTTCCGCTTAATTTCATGCCATTGATATAGTAGTCATATTCTGCAGGATTTTTAGCTTTCATTTCTTTTAAGTTCAGTGCGACGGTGGCATAGCTGGCAAAGTCCACCTTGACGATTCCTGTGGTTCGCAGATCCACCCAGTCTTTCGCCGTGGGAGTCTCGGCAGGCTCATTTCCTCCCGGTTCATTTCCTCCTGGCTCATTTCCTCCCGGTTCATTTCCTCCTGGCTCGTTTCCGCCGGGCTCATTTCCGCCGGGATCGTTTCCTCCCGGCTCATTTCCTCCCGCATTCGTACTTCCGCCGCCTGACCCGCTCTTTTTCTCCGTCACAATACCCATACCGCTCTTATCAATAACGGCAGTTTTACCGGCCTCAACAGAGATACCTCCTGCACGAACTCCACTGACGTCCGCTGCTGCGGTGACCTTTGTTCCCGGTGTATTGACAGAAAGATTATCCGCTTTGGCCGCAACGTTCTCCACCTGTCCTTTTCCGCTCAGTTCGGTGTTCTTTGCAGAAACGATTACCGAATTGACAGCAGCTCCGGACTCCACGGTAATTTTGGTCCCCACTGCCGCCGGCACCACTTCAAGAGTTGTGACCTTACCCGATTGAATGATGATCGCCGCCTGATCAAAAACGGTCAGGTTAGCAATATCCGCGCCAAGAATCACCTGGTTAATAACAAGAACGTTTTGAAGGCCGGTCTCTTCATCCGCCAAAATCCTGACTGCATTGTTCCGGTTGTTGATGATCACATCTCCCTTGACCTTTGAGGAAACCAGCTTTACGGTATCCTTGCCGCCTCCCCTGATCACGAGACGCCCTTCTACGGTAACATGATCCAGCATAATATTGCCGGTACCAACACCATCGCTAAGAATCAGATCTCCTGATATGACGGAATTTTTCAAAGTTGCTCCCGGAGCAGAAATTACAAGATTTCCGGCATAGTTTCCGGTATGCTCTCCCGATTCTGACAAATGGGTTCCCGTTATATTTGACATGAGCTGTGCAAATTCAGCTCTTGTAATCTCATCATTTGGCCGGAGCATTGCTCCGGAGCCTTTTATGTAACCGCTCTCCGCAAGAGAAGCAATGCTTTCACTTGCCCACTGTGAAATTGCTGGCCGATCTGTAAATCCCTTTAGGAATTCTGCACTGCCGCTGTTCTTCAGTTCCAAAATACGGCTAATTACCGTAAAAGCCTCTTGCCTTGATATGTTGCGTTCTGGGTAGAGCTTGTCCCCTTCACCCTGAAAGGCACCCATTTGTACTGCTTTTGCCATATCCCCTGAATACCACTTGGATCCAGGCACATCGGAATACATGCTGACGTCTCCTTTAGATGAAGCTCCGAAGATTCTGCCTACAATTGCTGCCATTTCCGCCCGTGTCAATGCACGGTCAGGATAGACCCTGCCATTATATGGGGTGAGCCAACGCTCCTCAACTGCCTGTTCCACTGCTGCCTTTGCCCAGTTGGAAGGCATATCTTCAATTTGCTGATTTGCGGCCGATACACCTTGTGCACACAAAACCAGAAAAAACGACGCAGCTATTGCGATTCGCTTCAATCGTTTCATAAGTTCCTCCTTTTAATAGTTAGTTTATGCTAACCTTGCTCCAAAAAATAAAATCCACATTCGTAGATTTCGAGTTAGCTAAAGCTAACTATATCGTATCGCCTCTAACCTGTCAATAGTAAAAAAGGTGGCTTCGCCACTCTGGTAATGTAATTTCTCATTAGGTAAAAAGGCGGTGAAGACTCACCGCCAAGTTATATTTCGTTTTTATGCTGTATTTGAAAACCAATTCTACGAAGGAATTGATTTTTCTTGCCTTATTTGCAGACGATTCTTACATTGGGGAAATTGGTAACAAACACCAAGGTAGCATAGCAAAGATCGAATTCAACGATATCTCCCACTTTGTATTCCCGCTGGGCATCCTCAACATCAAGAATCAAGTGGTCACTGCTGGCGCCCAGTACTTCAACTCCTCTATCTCGGGGATAAATCATATCCGGATATGCAACGTCAACCTTTCCGAGACCAAGCAATGCCCTTTTTCTAATTCCCCGGTCTTCATAAGTTCCTACGTTACCAAAGGCATCAAAGGAAAGCTGCCCTACCGGATAGCTGGGCTTATTCTTGAGTTCAATGATCTGCGCTTTCAATGTGAAAGCGTCCTGATACATGAAGCTCATATCCAGTTTAAAGAGATCTTTCAGATCCTTCGCCAGAATAATTCCTTCTCCCATGCGAAGATTGTTAATTCTTTTCGGCATGGTGCCATTAAGCACCATGGGAAACGATGTGGTAGCTCCTCCTGATATGAGATCAAGCTTTCTCCCGATGGCTTCTTCGATCATCTCAGCATCTGCAATCAGTTCATTCATTTTTTCTGGAGTCGCAAGGATTGATCCATAACAGCCAAGATTGGTACCAATCCCGGAAAGATACAGACCATCCAGCTCTTTTTCAACCATCACCGCAGTATCTAATAGCTCCTTTTTGTCCCAGAAGCCTTCCCGAAGATCCCCCAGATCCACCATCAGGAGAACCTTATGTATCTTCCCCTGCTTCAAGGCTTCCTCATTGAGTGCCTTGAGAACCGTAACCTCGCTGTTGAGACTGATATCTGTCAGACGTACAGCCTCGGAGGCCTCACTCAGCATTGGCACGCGGATTAACATATAAGTCGCTTTAATCCCATAATCCATCGCAGCCTGAATCTGCTCCAAGCGGGAAGATGCAATAAAGTCCACTCCCGCATCGGCAAACTCTTTTGCTGCCTGAGGGATACCGGTAAAACCCTTGATCACTCCCGCAAGCCCGATACCTAGTTTTCCACAGCGCTCTACCGCCTGGTCGACGTTGTTTCTGAATTTTTTCAAATCAAGTTCAACCAAAGGGTACCTGATTTCTGAATTACTCATTTCTTTGTCACCTCTCACAGATATTTTAAATTGGGTTTTAGAAACAACACATGAATGGGTTGTTATTTTTTTCTATTGAATTCCTTTATTTGCATCGACAAAGCGTTTTATCTTCTTTCCTGTGGTCTTTTCGAACTCCTCCTTACGGATATCGATTTTTTTGATTCGCATGAAGAATGGAAGTTGGGTATTCAGCACATCGATCTCTTTCCAAATCAATGCAGCAACATCCTCTTCACTGTAGTTCTCACCCAAAGCTTCTTTGACCTCATCATAATCTGCCCTGATGCTGGCGAAAATCAGTGTTTCTCCCGTTTCCTCGCTATTCTTTCCCCATACCAGGCATTCCTGCACATATGGAATCTTGCCCAGATGGTTTTCAAGCTCTTCCGGATAAACATTCTTGCCGTTCTTTGTGATAATTACATTCTTAATCCGGCCCGTGATATGAACGAAGTTGTCCTTGTCAAGATAACCCAAATCTCCAGTATGGAACCATCCATCCCGGAGAACATCTGCTGTGGCTTCCGGATTATTGTAATAACCCAGCATAATGTTGCCGCCGCCGGCACAGATTTCCCCAATGCCAGTTTCCGGGTCTGGTTCATGAATTTTCAGGCGGAAGCCGGGAGGTGCATACCCTGCCGCATCGTTTTTGGGATACTGATCCGGATTTAACGCACAGATGGGTGCACACTCTGTCAGGCCGTAACCCTGAAGTGCATTGACCCCGAAATCACGGATTCCCTGCAGAACATCAGGGTCGATGGCTGCTCCGCCGCAGATCAAAACCTTCATTCTGCAGCCAAAGAGTGCCTGTATCTGTTTAAAGAAGATCGGCGCTAAATCAATGCCAATTTTCTTTGTCTTTTTATTGATGGCAATGACCTTCTTCAAGGTATTCGCCTTGCCTGATTTCTTTGCATTCTGCCATATTTTTTTATACAGACTCTCGAAGATCAATGGAACCCCTAAAAAGATCGTTGGTCTTGCCTCCGAGAGATTTTTGACAATATATTTTAATCCCTCGCAATAAGCGATGGATGCGCCTCGATATAAAGGCATCAGGAAGCCGCAGGTGCATTCGTACGTATGATGAATGGGAAGAACCGAGAAGAATACATCCTGTGGAGTAACCTCAAGCAGGGTCGGGGATGCCATCAGATCCTCAACAATGTTGCCGTGGGACAGCATAACTCCCTTGGCGATTCCCGTTGTACCAGAGGTAAACAGGATGATGCTCATAGAATCTCTTTCAATCTGCGCATCTACAAAATCTCTATTCCCATTATCTAAAAGAACTTTTCCTGCTTCGGTGATTTCCCTTAGCGAGAGCCGCTGCTCGTCACTGACGGCCGCATCCATATTGACCAGGAACTGGAGTCTCGTTTCTCCACGCTCCTTAATGCCCTGGAAAATCTTTTCATATTTCTGTGTGTAAATAATGCACTCTACATCTGCTTCCTTGATCAGCTGTTCAAGCTCAGAAGCTCCCAGTTCTTTGTCCAGCGGTACCACAACACCTGTTCCGCAGACAGCAGCCAGGTAGGAAATCGCCCATTCGTAACGATTGTCCCCAATGATGGAAATGCTTTTCCCCTTGAGCCCCATGGAGCAAAAAGCCGTTCCAAGAGCATCCACGTCTCTCTTTGCTTCTCTGTAGGTGATCCCGCGATAAGGGCCTCCCACCTTGTCCTTCACATGAAACGCAATGTTGTCACCATATAATTCAACGCTGGATTCGAGCATCTGTTTTAAATCTATGATCGGTCTGATATCCCGATAAAGGATATACTTATCCTTGCTGTTCTTAATATCTTCAACCCGCTTGACAGCATACTCCATTTCCTTTTCCTTCATTGCCTTATACTGGCTGGCATCCATTTTCCCATCCTCCTTTTAATCAGGTAGTGCAATTTTTCGATCTCTCTTGTGGAAGGAAGCGCTGCTTCATTCCGTGCACACATTTGAGCGGCTAATTTTCCGTCCATCTGAGCACACTCATCGTGTCAGCGTTTCCTAAACACGGTTTGCGGTATAACGCTTTATCTTTTTTGTAGTGGTTTTCTCAAACTCTTCTTCCCTTATATCAAACCGCTTCACACGCTTGTAAAGCGGCATATGTTCGTTGATTTCATCGATTTCTTTCTTGAGCAGCCGTTTCAGTTCTGCTTCGCTGATCTTCCCGAATTTCGCTTCCACTGCTGTAAAATCGGGGAAAATTTCAGCACATACGATGGTGTCTCCCGACTTTTCTTCATCAAGACCCCAAACGACAACTTCACTGATAAAGTCGCTCTTATTCAGATAGAATTCCACCTCTTCCGGGAAGATGTTTTTACCGTTTTTGGTTACGATTACATTCTTCTTTCTGCCAGAGATATATAAAAAACCATCCTTGTCAAAATAGCCATAATCACCGGTGTGAAGCCATCCATTTACAAGAACCTTTGCGGTTTCCTCCGGATTGTCATAATACCCCAGCATGACAGAATCACCCCTGCAAATGATTTCCCCAACGCCGTTCTCATCCTCTTCAATGATGCGAATTTCCGTGCCCGGCATGGGCAGTCCAACGGAAGCAGGCTTATAGTACCGATCCTTATTGACCGCTATGATCGGTGAATTTTCCGTCATCCCATAGCCCTGAAACATCGTAATTCCCATGGCGTTGAAATCCTCGACAACGGCGGGATCTATGGCTGCCGCACCTGAAATAAACACCTGCATGTGTCCCCCCATGGCTTGGTGCACTGCTTTAAATAGTTTCTTTGTTGATTTAATATTCAATTTACCAAGCTGCTTGGAAAGCTGTACCGCAGCCCGCATTT
This genomic window from Clostridiales bacterium contains:
- a CDS encoding collagen-like protein — protein: MERLSGGSVETSANVIFDSILFQEGDISYNGITGEIQFNSPGRFAVYWWTANQSTQSINGVVFALTTSQGDLLIGDTPLKTGIAVGFGIIEVETAPVTLALVNVSSDTVFYAGDVPVKAALLIIEDDLTQGETGPTGPTGEEGPTGPAGPTGPAGETGGVTGPTGPTGLAGEEGPTGPTGPAGGTSMTGPTGPTGPTGEAGDTGATGPVGETGPTGPAGEIGPTGPTGAAADEGATGPTGATGPTGPAGETGDTGPPGETGETGPPGETGETGPTGPTGAAADEGATGPTGATGPTGPAGETGDTGPPGETGETGPTGPTGEIGPTGPEGEPGPTGETGPTGPTGAAADEGATGPTGPAGETGDTGPPGETGEIGPTGPTGEIGPTGPEGEPGPAGDTGPTGPTGAAADEGATGPTGATGPTGPAGETGETGPPGETGDTGPTGPAGEIGPTGPEGETGPAGDTGPTGPTGAAADEGATGPTGATGPTGPAGETGETGSPGETGDTGPTGPAGEIGPTGPEGETGPAGDTGPTGPTGAAADEGATGPTGATGPTGPVGETGETGPSGETGDTGPTGPAGEIGPTGPAGDTGPAGDTGPTGPTGPQGPFGAQGLQGIQGERGDTGATGPVGASGDTGPTGDTGAAGPTGEQGPTGSIGPTGPDGSTGAEGPTGPTGEAGPQGPTGAEGDTGPTGAEGPTGPTGEAGSQGPTGAMGETGPSGDIGPTGEIGPTGPQGPTGESGTDGSTGPTGPTGPSGDVGATGPTGSIGPTGPTGETGATGPQGPFGAQGLQGPQGEIGPTGPTGTIGETGPAGPSGPTGPAGLQGPQGETGPAGPTGPTGMTGIEGPTGSTGPQGPTGDIGEVGATGPTGPSGAAGEIGATGPTGAQGPTGEAGGTGPTGPTGEIGPTGPQGPTGESGTDGSTGPTGPTGPIGATGDVGATGPTGSIGPTGPTGETGATGATGPQGPFGAQGLQGPQGEIGPTGPTGTIGETGPAGPSGPTGPAGLQGPQGETGPAGPTGPTGMTGLEGPTGSTGPQGPTGDIGEVGATGPTGPSGAAGEIGATGPTGAQGPTGEAGGTGPTGPTGEIGPTGPQGPTGESGTDGSTGPTGPTGPIGATGDVGATGPTGSIGPTGPTGETGDSVIIGLSK
- a CDS encoding DUF523 domain-containing protein; translation: MNERMEDKRSKKIVFVSSCLLNTNNKVMGLARYPGLCKEVFDTLYRHNLGIMQMQCPETLYLGIQRWWATKNLYDNVGFRKHCRELAVQVADYIESYVQVGYETAAILSCDGSPTCGVTLTSWDENWGGCPVALNYNDALVAGEGVYIEELRKELEERGLPLPPFYGLALDDESADMDEILSKFELFIKGACSKNKQ
- the zupT gene encoding zinc transporter ZupT — translated: MDIAHSDFLFAFGLTVFAGLSTGIGSLLSLLTNKTNTKFLSIALGFSAGVMIYVSMIEIFKKANDALSLEFGVKTGTIVTTLSFFGGMFLIALIDKIIPSSENPHEAHTVEEMDGNSEHHRNRLKRMGVFTALAIGIHNFPEGLATFAAALADPNLGIPIAAAVAIHNIPEGIAVAVPIFYATGSRKRAFKLSFLSGLSEPAGALIGYLLLFRYFSDITFGIIFAAVAGIMVFISLDELLPSAREYGEHHLSMYGLVFGMIVMAASLILFL
- a CDS encoding alanine/ornithine racemase family PLP-dependent enzyme — translated: MSNSEIRYPLVELDLKKFRNNVDQAVERCGKLGIGLAGVIKGFTGIPQAAKEFADAGVDFIASSRLEQIQAAMDYGIKATYMLIRVPMLSEASEAVRLTDISLNSEVTVLKALNEEALKQGKIHKVLLMVDLGDLREGFWDKKELLDTAVMVEKELDGLYLSGIGTNLGCYGSILATPEKMNELIADAEMIEEAIGRKLDLISGGATTSFPMVLNGTMPKRINNLRMGEGIILAKDLKDLFKLDMSFMYQDAFTLKAQIIELKNKPSYPVGQLSFDAFGNVGTYEDRGIRKRALLGLGKVDVAYPDMIYPRDRGVEVLGASSDHLILDVEDAQREYKVGDIVEFDLCYATLVFVTNFPNVRIVCK